Below is a genomic region from Acidimicrobiales bacterium.
GGTGCTCGGCCACGAGCGGGAGACCCCGGAGCTTCTGCTGTGGAACATGAGACCGACGGCCGCCGGCGGGGCCGGGGCCCCGCCGTCCGGAGGAGCCGGGGCGTAGGGGGCCCGGGCGGGCTGCTACGTCAGCTGACCATCCGGGTGTCGGACTCGGACAGCCGCTGGGCCATGGCCTCGAGCATCTTGTGGGCGATCGTCGGCACGTCCTCGATCATGGCCGAGAGCTCCCGCTGGCCCAGGACCAGCAGGTCCATGTCGGTATCGGCGGTGATGGTCGAGTTGCGGGGCAGCCGGCCCAGGAGCGAGAGCTCCCCGAAGTACTGACCGGGTCCCAGGCTGGCGATCTTGCGGTTGTTCCGCCGGACGGTGGCCTGCCCGGCGCGGATCACGAAGAACTCCCGGCCCGTCTCCCCCTCGGTGGTGAGCACCCGTCCCGCCGGGACCTCGATCTCGTCACAGCTCCGGGCCACCCGGGCCAGCTCCTTGCGCGAGCAGGCCGAGAACAGCCACGTGTCCCCCAGATGGTCGATCTTCTTGTCTGCAGCCATTGCGCGAATCGTACAGAGGAGTCCGCTATGTCTGCCCGGACGGGGCCCCGCCGGCCTGCTCGGCGACCCGGCGGGCCCGGGCCGCCACCTCGTCGGGGTCCCCCAGCCAGCGGCGGTCCAGGACCCGGCATGGATCCCCGGGGTCCAGGTCGTAGACCCGGGGCACCCCGGTGGGGACCTCCAGGCCCACGATCTCCGAGTCCGGGATCCCCTCGAGGTGCTTGATCAGGGCCCGCAGCGAGTTGCCGTGGGCCACCACCAGGACCTCCCGGCCGTCGGCCAGGTCGGCGCAGATCGCCTCGTGCCAGTACGGAAGGAGCCGGGCCACCACGTCGGCCAGGCACTCGGTGGAGGGCAGCTGGTCCCGGGGGACCGCCCGGTAGCGGGGGTCGCGGGTGGGGAGCATGTCGGAGCCCTCGTCCAGCTCGGGCGGGGGCACGTCGTAGCTCCGCCGCCACAGCTTCACCTGGTCGGCCCCGAAGCGCTCGGCGGTCTCCTTCTTGTCCAGGCCCTGGAGCCCCCCGTAGTGGCGCTCGTTGAGCCGCCAGTGGCGGACCGTCGGGAGCCAGCTCATCCCCATCTCCCGGAGGGCCAGGTCGGCGGTGCGGACCGCCCGGGTGAGGACGCTCGTGTAGACGACCTGGGGGGCGAGGGCGGCGGTGGCCATGAGCCGGCCGGCTTCGCCCGCCTCCTTCTCCCCGGTGGGGGACAGGTCCACGTCGACCCAGCCCGTGAACAGGTTCCGGAGGTTCCACTCGCTCTCCCCGTGGCGGAGAAGGGCGAGGCGGGGCACGGGAAAACGCTACCGCCGGCCGGGGAATAGCATCT
It encodes:
- a CDS encoding cyclic nucleotide-binding domain-containing protein; protein product: MAADKKIDHLGDTWLFSACSRKELARVARSCDEIEVPAGRVLTTEGETGREFFVIRAGQATVRRNNRKIASLGPGQYFGELSLLGRLPRNSTITADTDMDLLVLGQRELSAMIEDVPTIAHKMLEAMAQRLSESDTRMVS
- the gpmA gene encoding 2,3-diphosphoglycerate-dependent phosphoglycerate mutase translates to MPRLALLRHGESEWNLRNLFTGWVDVDLSPTGEKEAGEAGRLMATAALAPQVVYTSVLTRAVRTADLALREMGMSWLPTVRHWRLNERHYGGLQGLDKKETAERFGADQVKLWRRSYDVPPPELDEGSDMLPTRDPRYRAVPRDQLPSTECLADVVARLLPYWHEAICADLADGREVLVVAHGNSLRALIKHLEGIPDSEIVGLEVPTGVPRVYDLDPGDPCRVLDRRWLGDPDEVAARARRVAEQAGGAPSGQT